One segment of Variovorax paradoxus DNA contains the following:
- a CDS encoding LacI family DNA-binding transcriptional regulator, producing the protein MRSNATAQDVARLANVSQSAVSRTFTPGASVSEDTRARVMIAAKSLGYRPNAMARSLITRRSRIIALVMGYLENQFYPLVIEKLSQKLQKQGYHVLMFISDGDETDGVLDEILQYQIDGIVMASAMLSPDLARQCADSGVPVVLFNRVPDTSAFARHTTSSVTSDNREGGRMVAQLLLERGHKRIAFLAGLEKSSTNLERERGFNEALAEAGAAVFRREVGHYSFERARHAARAMFAGVPATKRPDAVFVANDHMAIAVMDVLRQELGLRVPEDVSVIGFDDVPQAAWGAYRLTTVVQGVEPMVEATVELLHEQMQDDAQPRNVVIPCRVVERESVRAARRRTTRVSKPA; encoded by the coding sequence ATGAGGTCGAACGCCACCGCGCAGGACGTGGCCAGGCTGGCCAACGTGTCGCAGTCGGCCGTGAGCCGCACCTTCACGCCCGGCGCCAGCGTGTCGGAAGACACGCGCGCACGCGTGATGATCGCGGCCAAGTCGCTGGGCTACCGGCCCAACGCCATGGCGCGCAGCCTCATCACGCGGCGCAGCCGGATCATCGCGCTGGTCATGGGTTACCTGGAGAACCAGTTCTATCCGCTGGTGATCGAGAAGCTCTCCCAGAAGCTGCAGAAACAGGGCTACCACGTGCTGATGTTCATCAGCGACGGCGACGAGACCGACGGCGTGCTCGACGAGATCCTGCAGTACCAGATCGACGGCATCGTCATGGCGTCGGCCATGCTGTCGCCCGACCTCGCGCGCCAGTGCGCCGATTCGGGCGTTCCGGTGGTGCTGTTCAACCGCGTGCCCGACACCAGCGCCTTCGCGCGCCACACCACGAGTTCGGTCACCTCCGACAACCGCGAAGGCGGCCGCATGGTGGCGCAGCTGCTGCTCGAGCGCGGGCACAAGCGCATCGCGTTCCTTGCAGGGCTCGAGAAGTCGTCGACCAACCTGGAGCGCGAGCGCGGCTTCAACGAGGCGCTTGCCGAAGCAGGCGCCGCCGTCTTCCGCCGCGAGGTCGGGCACTACAGCTTCGAGCGCGCGCGCCACGCCGCGCGCGCCATGTTCGCCGGAGTGCCGGCCACGAAGCGCCCGGACGCTGTGTTCGTCGCCAACGACCACATGGCGATCGCCGTGATGGACGTGCTGCGCCAGGAGCTGGGCCTGCGCGTGCCCGAGGACGTGAGCGTGATCGGCTTCGACGACGTGCCGCAGGCGGCCTGGGGCGCCTACCGCCTCACGACCGTGGTGCAGGGCGTGGAGCCGATGGTCGAGGCCACGGTCGAGCTGCTGCACGAACAGATGCAGGACGACGCGCAACCGCGCAACGTGGTCATTCCCTGCCGCGTGGTCGAGCGCGAGTCGGTTCGCGCCGCGCGCCGCAGGACAACAAGAGTTTCGAAGCCCGCCTGA
- a CDS encoding SDR family NAD(P)-dependent oxidoreductase — protein sequence MSALPRSPGFRVDGQRALVTGAGRGIGLAAAAALARAGAHVTLAARSENELREACAQIRAEGGACDHLVLDVTDSSAVSAALGAAAPFQILVNNAGLNRPKPLVDVQDEDIDAVFDLNVKATLYVTRTVARGLLAAKLPGSIVTISSQMGVVGSPRRTLYCASKHAVEGMTKALAWELGPANIRVNTICPTFIETAMTAGMFADPAFRGWVTERIALGRLGKTEEVMGAVVFLASEASSLMTGSALMLDGGWSAA from the coding sequence ATGAGCGCCCTGCCCCGCTCGCCGGGCTTTAGGGTCGACGGACAGCGCGCGCTGGTCACCGGTGCCGGACGCGGCATCGGCCTGGCCGCGGCGGCCGCGCTCGCGCGTGCCGGCGCGCACGTCACGCTGGCGGCGCGCTCGGAGAACGAGCTGCGCGAGGCCTGCGCGCAGATCCGCGCCGAAGGCGGCGCCTGCGACCACCTCGTGCTCGACGTGACCGATTCGTCGGCCGTGAGCGCCGCACTGGGTGCCGCCGCGCCGTTCCAGATCCTCGTGAACAACGCCGGTCTCAACCGGCCCAAGCCGCTCGTCGACGTGCAGGACGAGGACATCGATGCGGTATTCGACCTGAACGTGAAGGCCACGCTGTACGTCACGCGCACGGTGGCGCGCGGCCTGCTCGCGGCGAAGCTGCCGGGCTCCATCGTCACCATCTCCTCGCAGATGGGCGTGGTCGGCAGCCCGCGGCGCACGCTGTACTGCGCGAGCAAGCATGCCGTCGAGGGCATGACCAAGGCGCTGGCCTGGGAACTGGGGCCGGCGAACATCCGCGTCAACACGATCTGTCCGACCTTCATCGAGACCGCGATGACGGCCGGCATGTTCGCCGACCCCGCGTTCCGCGGCTGGGTCACCGAGCGCATCGCGCTGGGCCGCCTCGGCAAGACCGAGGAGGTCATGGGCGCGGTGGTGTTCCTGGCGAGCGAGGCCTCGAGCCTCATGACCGGCAGTGCGCTGATGCTGGACGGCGGCTGGAGCGCGGCATGA
- the hisD gene encoding histidinol dehydrogenase translates to MIKYLKRGKDVQVRADDDAKVRATVEGIIKDVEARGDAAVRDYSHRFDNWNPDDFRLSADAIEKARKSLSAREIEDIAFAQKQVRNFAQIQRDSMKDVEVETYPGVILGHRNIPMDAVGCYIPGGKYPLLASAHMSVLTAKVAGVKRVVATAPPYQGAPHPAIVTAMAMAGADEILVLGGVQAVVAMAVGTQTIAPVDMLVGPGNMYVAEAKRQLYGRVGIDLFAGPTETLVIADETADGEMCAVDLLGQAEHGPTSPAILLTTSEQLAHATLAEIERQLKILPTAAIAAVSWAEYGEVIVCDTQEEMLQKANELAFEHVQVLTRDPDYFLAHMTNYGALFLGSRTNVSFGDKVIGTNHTLPTNRNARYTGGLWVGKFLKTCTYQKVLTDEASALMGEYCSRLCHMENFAGHGEQANLRVRRYGTRADVPWYQPVPALS, encoded by the coding sequence ATGATCAAATACCTCAAGCGCGGCAAGGACGTGCAAGTCCGTGCCGATGACGATGCCAAGGTGCGCGCCACCGTCGAAGGCATCATCAAGGACGTGGAAGCACGCGGCGACGCCGCAGTGCGCGACTACAGCCACCGCTTCGACAACTGGAACCCCGACGACTTCCGGCTTTCCGCCGATGCGATCGAAAAAGCACGCAAGAGCCTGAGCGCACGCGAGATCGAGGACATCGCCTTCGCGCAGAAGCAGGTGCGCAACTTCGCACAGATCCAGCGCGATTCCATGAAGGACGTCGAGGTCGAGACCTACCCCGGCGTCATCCTCGGCCACCGCAACATCCCGATGGACGCGGTGGGCTGCTACATCCCCGGCGGCAAGTACCCGCTGCTGGCCTCGGCCCACATGAGCGTGCTGACGGCCAAGGTGGCCGGCGTGAAGCGCGTCGTGGCCACCGCTCCGCCCTACCAGGGCGCGCCGCATCCGGCCATCGTCACGGCCATGGCCATGGCCGGTGCCGACGAGATCCTGGTGCTGGGCGGCGTGCAGGCCGTGGTGGCGATGGCCGTGGGCACGCAGACCATCGCACCGGTCGACATGCTGGTGGGCCCGGGCAACATGTACGTGGCCGAGGCCAAGCGCCAGCTCTACGGCCGCGTGGGCATCGACCTGTTCGCAGGCCCGACCGAAACGCTGGTGATCGCCGACGAGACCGCCGACGGCGAGATGTGCGCAGTCGACCTGCTGGGCCAGGCCGAGCACGGCCCCACGTCGCCCGCGATCCTGCTCACCACCAGCGAGCAGCTCGCGCATGCCACCCTGGCCGAGATCGAACGGCAACTGAAGATCCTGCCGACCGCGGCCATCGCCGCAGTGAGCTGGGCCGAGTACGGCGAGGTGATCGTCTGCGACACGCAGGAAGAGATGCTGCAGAAAGCCAACGAGCTCGCCTTCGAGCACGTGCAGGTGCTCACGCGCGACCCCGACTACTTCCTGGCGCACATGACCAACTACGGCGCCCTGTTCCTCGGCTCGCGCACCAACGTGAGCTTCGGCGACAAGGTCATCGGCACCAACCACACGCTGCCCACCAACCGCAATGCGCGCTACACCGGCGGCCTGTGGGTCGGCAAGTTCCTGAAGACCTGCACGTACCAGAAGGTGCTGACCGACGAGGCGAGCGCGCTGATGGGCGAGTACTGCTCGCGCCTGTGCCACATGGAGAACTTCGCAGGCCACGGCGAGCAGGCCAACCTGCGTGTGCGCCGCTACGGCACGCGCGCCGACGTGCCTTGGTACCAGCCGGTGCCGGCGCTGTCGTGA
- a CDS encoding phosphoethanolamine transferase: MNTAGSRAPVPHRTSHRRSWLAFAAIAATLLATIALGHDGRRVAQLAVLAAPALAWMLWPVRTPVWHRIRTVAVWLCAMAFVFDGVLRAYLLDTYQAAPDSSFVQAAAANTNSRETGEYFATHWRAFLIWACTVVVAAVVVARSVRHGVRRDAAWPRGAVAVVALAMVLGGIAHLSKPWRRLHPVVFWANWNQSVHQLREAWADQQQERDQALERARAAAPVIAHEGPATVVLVITDSINRDNMGLYGYARATTPRLLAHKAQLQDQMVVMRNAWSVDASTLPSLRNMFNFGQPQSEQPHHVLALARAAGYKVWWMSNHDDVAIEQQHAKLADVVDIVNRVPGRAGASLDGELLDCVQEALEDKAERKLIVVHLMGAHPHYNLRFPAGENPFDDQVDGVEEALEKSGRSAWVRKFRQEYDSALLYHDFVVSETLQLTRRIGRTDEYRAWMYLSDHGQEVGHGSNYAGHSPSTASGYRIPTVIWRNRLQDTLAADVGDRPFRADWAGWTIADLLYLRWSGAAGHRNALGPDYVWVPPTLPVKVDSFVH; the protein is encoded by the coding sequence ATGAACACCGCCGGCAGCCGAGCCCCCGTCCCCCATCGCACAAGCCATCGACGTTCATGGCTCGCCTTTGCAGCCATCGCGGCCACGCTGCTCGCGACCATCGCGCTGGGCCATGACGGTCGGCGCGTCGCCCAGCTTGCAGTGCTCGCCGCGCCTGCACTGGCGTGGATGCTCTGGCCGGTGCGCACACCCGTATGGCACCGGATCCGCACCGTGGCCGTCTGGCTCTGCGCGATGGCCTTCGTCTTCGACGGCGTGCTCCGTGCCTATCTGCTCGATACCTACCAGGCCGCTCCGGACAGCTCGTTCGTGCAGGCCGCAGCGGCCAACACGAACAGCCGCGAGACCGGCGAATACTTCGCCACGCACTGGCGGGCCTTCCTGATCTGGGCGTGCACCGTGGTCGTGGCCGCGGTGGTGGTGGCGCGGTCCGTCCGCCACGGTGTGCGGCGAGACGCTGCATGGCCCCGGGGCGCCGTCGCCGTCGTCGCGCTGGCGATGGTGCTCGGCGGCATCGCGCACCTCAGCAAGCCCTGGCGCCGGCTTCATCCCGTGGTTTTCTGGGCCAACTGGAACCAGTCCGTGCACCAGCTCCGCGAGGCATGGGCCGACCAGCAGCAGGAGCGCGACCAGGCGCTCGAACGCGCCAGGGCAGCCGCACCGGTGATCGCCCACGAGGGGCCCGCAACCGTCGTGCTCGTCATCACCGACAGCATCAATCGCGACAACATGGGGCTCTATGGCTATGCGCGAGCGACCACCCCGCGACTGCTCGCGCACAAGGCGCAGCTGCAGGACCAGATGGTGGTCATGCGCAATGCCTGGTCGGTCGATGCGAGCACCCTGCCGTCGCTGCGCAACATGTTCAACTTCGGGCAGCCGCAGAGCGAACAGCCGCACCACGTGCTCGCGCTCGCGCGTGCTGCCGGCTACAAGGTCTGGTGGATGAGCAACCATGACGACGTGGCCATCGAGCAGCAGCACGCGAAGCTGGCCGACGTGGTCGACATCGTGAACCGCGTGCCGGGACGGGCCGGCGCATCGCTCGACGGAGAGCTGCTCGACTGCGTCCAGGAAGCGCTGGAGGACAAGGCGGAGCGCAAACTGATCGTCGTCCATCTGATGGGCGCGCATCCGCACTACAACCTGCGTTTTCCGGCGGGCGAGAACCCCTTCGACGACCAGGTCGACGGCGTGGAGGAAGCGCTCGAGAAGAGCGGCCGCTCGGCCTGGGTGCGCAAGTTCCGCCAGGAGTACGACTCGGCCTTGCTGTACCACGACTTCGTGGTGTCCGAGACCCTGCAGCTGACGCGCCGCATCGGCCGCACGGACGAATACCGCGCGTGGATGTACCTGTCCGACCATGGACAGGAGGTGGGCCATGGCAGCAACTACGCAGGCCACAGCCCTTCGACCGCTTCGGGATACCGGATACCGACGGTCATCTGGCGCAACAGGCTCCAGGACACGCTCGCTGCGGACGTCGGCGATCGTCCCTTCCGGGCGGATTGGGCGGGCTGGACGATCGCCGACCTGCTGTATCTGCGATGGAGCGGCGCAGCCGGCCATCGAAACGCGCTCGGACCGGACTACGTCTGGGTGCCGCCGACCCTGCCCGTGAAGGTCGACTCCTTCGTCCATTGA
- the mntP gene encoding manganese efflux pump MntP, with the protein MNFASTALLALAMSTDAFAAAVGKGTALQKPRWTEALRTGAIFGVIEAITPLVGWALGLAAADYVKAWDHWIAFVLLAVLGGRMVWAAVRKPEEAETEKPRRHGFWLLAVTGFATSIDAMAVGVGLAFLDVDILPVAAAIGFATFAMVAVGVMVGRVLGSVVGRWAEAIGGILLVGIGSVILYEHLSALA; encoded by the coding sequence ATGAACTTCGCTTCCACCGCATTGCTGGCCCTGGCCATGTCGACCGATGCATTCGCCGCGGCCGTCGGCAAGGGCACCGCACTGCAGAAACCCCGATGGACCGAGGCGCTTCGAACGGGCGCGATCTTCGGCGTGATCGAGGCGATCACGCCGTTGGTCGGCTGGGCGCTCGGCTTGGCCGCTGCCGACTACGTGAAGGCCTGGGACCACTGGATCGCGTTCGTGCTGCTGGCCGTGCTCGGCGGCCGCATGGTCTGGGCAGCGGTCCGCAAGCCGGAGGAAGCCGAGACCGAGAAGCCTCGCCGCCACGGATTCTGGTTGCTCGCGGTCACCGGGTTCGCAACCAGCATCGATGCCATGGCCGTCGGCGTCGGCCTGGCGTTTCTGGATGTCGACATCCTGCCTGTCGCTGCCGCGATCGGGTTCGCAACCTTCGCGATGGTCGCCGTCGGCGTCATGGTCGGCAGGGTGCTGGGCAGCGTGGTCGGACGCTGGGCCGAAGCCATCGGCGGCATTTTGCTCGTGGGGATCGGCTCGGTCATCCTCTATGAGCACCTGTCTGCGCTCGCTTGA
- a CDS encoding catalase family peroxidase yields the protein MKKHQDAPSAGLPIVVRLAAILCLVIAAACAFAYAAGWLTPARLTPTKIVDSLAPPGGPVKGFRRNHAKGICFAGGFEANGDAVAISRAPMFKVGTYPVTGRFNLAGPIPTMADGTGRVRGLSLRIQAADGQEWRTAMINPPFFPIATPKDFYELQRANANKDDPSAAKQFAASHPSLRAFGAWAGTAPFAESYAEDRFNSLNSFVFTNAQGQSQTVRWSFIPTAAVVPVPPEELKKRDPDFLFKEITERVAAAPQKWKLVVTLANPGDPTSDPTKVWPDDRRQIEAGTLLVTRIEPEADGACRDINFDPTVLPEGIHTSDDPFPAARSAAYAVSYDRRTAESSHYPRIQAEGKP from the coding sequence ATGAAAAAACACCAAGATGCTCCGTCCGCAGGGCTGCCGATCGTCGTTCGGCTTGCGGCCATCCTCTGTCTGGTGATCGCTGCCGCTTGCGCATTCGCCTACGCGGCTGGCTGGCTGACACCCGCGCGCCTGACGCCAACGAAGATCGTCGACTCGCTCGCGCCGCCGGGCGGTCCCGTGAAGGGATTCAGGCGCAACCATGCCAAAGGCATCTGCTTTGCCGGAGGTTTCGAGGCGAACGGCGATGCCGTCGCGATTTCCCGGGCGCCCATGTTCAAAGTCGGCACCTATCCCGTCACCGGGCGTTTCAATCTCGCCGGCCCGATTCCCACCATGGCGGATGGCACCGGCCGTGTGCGTGGCCTGAGCCTGCGGATACAGGCGGCGGATGGACAGGAGTGGCGCACTGCCATGATCAATCCACCCTTTTTTCCGATCGCCACGCCCAAAGACTTCTATGAATTGCAGCGGGCAAACGCCAACAAGGATGATCCGTCGGCGGCCAAGCAATTCGCTGCCAGTCATCCATCGCTGCGCGCGTTCGGGGCATGGGCAGGCACGGCGCCCTTTGCCGAGTCGTATGCCGAGGATCGCTTCAACAGCCTCAACAGTTTCGTGTTCACCAACGCGCAGGGGCAGAGCCAGACCGTTCGCTGGTCGTTCATTCCGACCGCTGCCGTCGTGCCGGTGCCGCCGGAAGAGTTGAAGAAGCGTGACCCTGACTTCCTCTTCAAGGAGATCACCGAACGGGTCGCTGCCGCTCCACAGAAATGGAAACTGGTCGTGACCCTTGCCAATCCGGGAGATCCCACCAGCGACCCGACCAAGGTGTGGCCCGACGATCGCCGCCAGATCGAGGCGGGCACGCTCCTGGTCACCCGCATCGAGCCCGAGGCTGATGGCGCGTGCCGCGACATCAACTTCGATCCCACGGTGCTGCCGGAGGGTATCCACACGTCCGACGATCCGTTC